The Planctomycetota bacterium region CACGATCTGGGACACGGCGTCCATGTCCCGGCACAGCTCGTGGAAGATGTCGTCGAGCGTCACCAGACCCCGCAGCCGCCCCTGGCGGTCCACGACGGGAAGGCGGCGGACGCCCCAGGTGCGCATGACCTCGAGCGCCTTGTCGAATCCCTCGTCCTCCCGGATCGTCTGGATGGGGCGCGTCATGAATTCCGAAATGCGCGCCTCCGAAGGCGGGCCGTCCTTCCACGTCCCCAGCGCCCGCAGGGCCAGATCCCGGTCCGTGACGATTCCCACCGGGCGCTCGTGGAAAACGACGACGACGCACCCCACGTTGTAGTACTCCATC contains the following coding sequences:
- a CDS encoding CBS domain-containing protein: MILSYASREVITARADDSVRDVVGLMEYYNVGCVVVVFHERPVGIVTDRDLALRALGTWKDGPPSEARISEFMTRPIQTIREDEGFDKALEVMRTWGVRRLPVVDRQGRLRGLVTLDDIFHELCRDMDAVSQIVRRQHRLPLRRRAAEGTSPRS